The DNA region TATGTACCTTATTGCCGAAGAGGAGGCATAATTGATTCTTGTGCCTTTTTTGTTTCTTAAATAATTCCATCCATGAATATCATCGATATAACCATTACCATCGTCATCTAGACCATTGTCGGAAGTTTCATCAGGGTTTGACCATAAAATGTCTTTTATCCACGAATGATCAATATCTACATCACTGTCAATAACAGCTATAACTATGGGCCGGCTTTTTTTGTCCTTTAAAAAATTAAGAGCTCGGGATAAATCAATTCCAGGAACACTATCTAACTCAAAACTATTTAAATGCCAGAGTTCCTCCTTTGATAAACCTGATAATGAGTTAGTAGATTTGTCTGATTTTTGTGCTAAACAATGACTTGCGAAAAGTAGTATTGCGATAAGATAAATATTTTTCAAATAATTCTATTTTAGTCAAATTACATTTTATTCTAACCTCTAACCTCTAACCTCTAACCTTTCCTCTTCTCATTTTCTTGAGCATCTATAACGGCAATGGCGGCCATATTTACCATTTCGTCAACACTAGAGCCTAATTGTAAAATATGGGCTGGTTTTTTCATACCCAACAAAATAGGGCCAATAGATTCTGCACCATACAATTCTTTCATTAGCTTATACGTAATATTAGCAGAGTCTAAATTTGGAAAAATTAGGACATTTACTTTTTTATCGACCAATTTCGAAAACGGAAATTCTTTTTTCAGCATTTCAGCATTTAAGGCAAAATCAGCTTGTATTTCACCATCAATTACCACATTAGGATACTCTTGATGAATTTGCTTAATGGCATCCGCTATTTTGGTACACTCTTTATCTTTAGAAGCCCCAAAATTAGAATAAGACAACAGGGCTATGTTGGGCTGTATATGGAAAAGCTTTGCCAATGAAGCCGTCATTCTAGATATTTTTGCTAAATGTTCTGCTGTTGGATCAACATTAATAGTTGTATCCGCCAAAAACATAGGGCCTCTTTTGGTCAACATTAAATTGGTAGCAGCTATTCTAGTAACACCATCAGCCATACCAATTAATTCTAACATTGGTTTTACTACTGAAGAATAATTTCTGGAATAACCTGTAAGTACAGCATCGGCCTCGCCTTCATTAACCATCATGGCAGCAAAGTAATTCCGTTCTCTCATTAGTTTTTGAGCATCTAATAACTTTATACCATTTCGATGTCTGGCTTGCCAATAACTTTTGGCAAATCTATTTTTTCGTTCGTTTTCTTCATCAGTTTTTGGATCAATAATTTCAACATCTTCATCAAAACCAATTTCTGCTTTTAATCCTAAAATAGTTTCTTTTCTACCTAGCAAAATTGGAATGCCAATACCTTCGTCATTTACAATTTGTGCTGCTTTTAGTACATCTAAATGGTCAGCTTCGGCAAATACCACTTTTTTAGGATTGGCTTTAGCTCGGTTGTGTATTAGTCTAATTACCTTGCTTCCAGTACCTAGGCGTTCCATCAATTGATCCCTATAATTTTCCCAATCTTTTATGGGTGCAGTAGCTACGCCGCTGTCCATTGCCGCTTTTGCTACGGCAGGTGGAATTTCATAAATCAACCTTGGGTCAAAGGGCTTAGGGATAATATATTCTTTACCAAAAGCCAAATTAACTTCGTCATATACAATATTAACTTGCTCAGGAACAGGGTGTTTGGCCAAATCGGCCAAAGCATGTACTGCAGCCATTTTCATTTCTTCGTTAATTTTTGTAGCACGTACATCCAAAGCTCCTCTAAAAATAAAAGGGAATCCCAATACATTATTGACCTGATTGGGTGTGTCCGATCGACCCGTTGCCATGATAATATCCTTACGGGTTTTAACTGCTAAGTTGTAATCAATTTCAGGATTTGGATTTGCCATGGCAAAAACAATAGGGTTTTCTGCCATTGATTTTACCATCTTTGCACTCAATATGTTGGGTTGAGATAAGCCTATAAATACATCGGCACCATTCATCGCTTGTTCCAAAGTATGAATGTCAACATTACTAGCAAATTCAGCTTTTTCAGGTGTTAAGTTGTCGCGGTCTTTACGAA from Aureibaculum sp. 2308TA14-22 includes:
- a CDS encoding NADP-dependent malic enzyme produces the protein MDSRKKKNEALKYHALPKPGKIEVVPTKKYATQRDLALAYSPGVAEPCLAIEKNKDDAYKYTSKGNLVAVISNGTAVLGLGNIGPEASKPVMEGKGLLFKIFADIDVFDIEVDATDVDKFVETVKAIAPTFGGINLEDIKAPEAFEIERRLKEELDIPVMHDDQHGTAIISAAALKNAVEIAEKDISKVQIVVSGAGAAAVSCTRLYIKLGANPKNIVMLDSKGVIRKDRDNLTPEKAEFASNVDIHTLEQAMNGADVFIGLSQPNILSAKMVKSMAENPIVFAMANPNPEIDYNLAVKTRKDIIMATGRSDTPNQVNNVLGFPFIFRGALDVRATKINEEMKMAAVHALADLAKHPVPEQVNIVYDEVNLAFGKEYIIPKPFDPRLIYEIPPAVAKAAMDSGVATAPIKDWENYRDQLMERLGTGSKVIRLIHNRAKANPKKVVFAEADHLDVLKAAQIVNDEGIGIPILLGRKETILGLKAEIGFDEDVEIIDPKTDEENERKNRFAKSYWQARHRNGIKLLDAQKLMRERNYFAAMMVNEGEADAVLTGYSRNYSSVVKPMLELIGMADGVTRIAATNLMLTKRGPMFLADTTINVDPTAEHLAKISRMTASLAKLFHIQPNIALLSYSNFGASKDKECTKIADAIKQIHQEYPNVVIDGEIQADFALNAEMLKKEFPFSKLVDKKVNVLIFPNLDSANITYKLMKELYGAESIGPILLGMKKPAHILQLGSSVDEMVNMAAIAVIDAQENEKRKG